A portion of the Lysinibacillus timonensis genome contains these proteins:
- a CDS encoding ATP-binding protein, translating to MPIDTEDAKLFFQLIDMRDERKSTVLTTNVNFKKWDKIFQETKIANAI from the coding sequence TTGCCTATTGATACGGAAGATGCGAAGCTATTCTTTCAGCTCATTGATATGCGAGATGAAAGGAAAAGTACCGTTCTTACCACAAATGTAAATTTCAAAAAGTGGGATAAAATCTTTCAAGAGACTAAGATAGCAAATGCGATTTAG